In Zingiber officinale cultivar Zhangliang chromosome 3B, Zo_v1.1, whole genome shotgun sequence, a single window of DNA contains:
- the LOC122055473 gene encoding phosphatidate cytidylyltransferase 4, chloroplastic-like, which translates to MPHPMLTFSMPHMAAPSFLEVDRCGFFRLPLPLSDRSFPLRFHSQPSLCFLLPSRRIRLIPSSRLRPYRLSAAFVPSKSGSEHDDSVEAVEAAVVSPKGKNSSQMTKRVTFGLGIGLGAGGVVLAGGWMFTAGVAVAAFLGGREYFELVRSRGIAAGMTPPPRYVSRVCSVIYALMPVLTLYFGNIDVSATSFAFIVATALVLQRGNPRFAQLSSAVFGLFYCGYLPSFWVKLRCGLSVPALNTKVGHGWPVVLGGQAHWTVGLVATLISISSIIAADTFAFLGGRAFGRTPLTSISPKKTFEGALAGLIGCTMTAVLLSQILCWPTTTLSAACFGVLNFVGSLFGDLIESMIKRDAGVKDSGSLIPGHGGILDRLDSYVFTGALCYSFVKIGLPLFGV; encoded by the exons ATGCCTCACCCGATGCTCACCTTCTCGATGCCTCATATGGCCGCGCCCTCCTTCCTCGAAGTCGACCGATGTGGCTTCTTCCGCCTCCCACTCCCCCTCAGCGACAGATCCTTCCCCCTTCGCTTCCACTCACAGCCGAGCCTCTGCTTTCTTCTTCCATCTCGCCGAATTCGCCTCATCCCCTCTAGCCGCCTCCGTCCTTATCGTCTTTCTGCTGCCTTCGTCCCCTCCAAGTCCGGCTCCGAACACGATGATTCCGTCGAG GCTGTGGAGGCAGCGGTCGTGAGCCCAAAAGGGAAGAATAGCAGCCAGATGACGAAGCGGGTGACCTTTGGCCTTGGCATCGGACTGGGTGCTGGTGGAGTTGTGCTGGCTGGGGGATGGATGTTCACGGCAGGGGTGGCTGTTGCGGCGTTCCTTGGAGGTAGGGAGTACTTTGAGTTGGTCCGAAGTCGGGGGATTGCTGCTGGGATGACACCGCCCCCAAGATATGTATCGAGGGTTTGCTCGGTTATTTATGCTCTCATGCCCGTACTGACTCT GTATTTTGGAAACATAGATGTGTCAGCGACATCATTTGCATTTATTGTTGCGACTGCACTGGTGCTACAGAGAGGAAATCCACGTTTTGCACAGTTAAGCAGTGCTGTTTTTGGGCTCTTTTACTGTGGTTATCTTCCTAGTTTTTGGGTTAAGCTCCGCTGTGGTCTCTCAGTTCCTGCATTAAATACTA AAGTAGGACATGGATGGCCTGTTGTTCTTGGTGGGCAGGCTCATTGGACAGTTGGACTTGTTGCAACCTTGATATCTATTAGCAGCATAATTGCAGCAGATACCTTTGCGTTTCTAGGTGGAAGG GCATTTGGCCGTACGCCACTTACTAGTATTAGTCCAAAGAAGACCTTCGAAGGGGCTCTTGCTGGTCTAATTGGATGCACCATGACTGCTGTACTGTTGTCACAGATTTTATGCTGGCCTACAACAACATTAAG TGCTGCATGTTTTGGAGTTCTAAACTTCGTTGGGTCTTTGTTTGGTGATCTTATTGAGTCCATGATCAAACGCGATGCTGGCGTTAAAGATTCAGGATCACTCATACCTGGGCACG GAGGCATCCTTGATAGGCTGGACAGCTATGTGTTCACCGGCGCGCTCTGTTACTCTTTCGTCAAGATCGGACTTCCCCTTTTCGGAGTTTGA
- the LOC122055472 gene encoding uncharacterized protein LOC122055472 — MRSIYPVLENIEGKQEMPGDTESRKIAPAVVEQNSVTSKAKVQNYNNVSNGLAGEHQQCQQQEEGDYFGNPMACEIQSLTHEEEYRDIYELDQPPKDTWFEEQSLQKLRYDEDSYQRQMSLVREKFIEAKNLATDGKLLDSKFQDAVEVLNSNRDLFLKFLEEPNSLFTKCIFEPRTGKLTDPWSLSQPSQKTRITVLKPSNTMDRKANRSLEGLGLSDSDKSVGKPNEHHRSTSSTEARPDALSQPTRIVILKPSPGKPYNTMTIPANNFPTLRSSSGGLACNESASSREAVEGLRQQDQDSLGRNIEDEAMSSSVSSNGCTGHESLEDEVESASRSEIVTSAAECSWGINRSGSPLSASSFDQSFHSPELVIIETKKKLSEQLALVASNGNFQEPRYTKRSTSTLGEMLAFPELKKERTNGELIHSNFDAEYDLNAHSVLLSKNSPKDEYTEENSQKNLSTSKSLPISSTHGADELNGGMSSYSISKATVRKVAHKPNNRSSLKDKISSFFLSRSKKPRGYKHSIVPSIGDVLSSFNVAFTQQTLGDSDESYGRSTETLMFPEAPVKKSQTSGNFAEQQNKSNSSSVSQATLQFDLNIGLSLASGVSRSPPIASIARSLSGYISCLDLASPKSLNPLMDFTKADEEQEQFAFLQNLLLSSGLDSEERMVYKGWHSLDSPLNPSLLYESQHMEDKEKKCQEKHSCRKLLFDSINASLIDISEATLFAAYPWTRRRHHKPWKDGDGDATVAEQVWSIVRKRLVCNKWVPEEPGHIGIVADRLVMDEVAGRKSDETRWLQVCELSKEIGRWVMEELVEELVSELSFSLT, encoded by the exons ATGAGGTCGATATATCCTGTCCTGGAGAATATAGAAGGAAAGCAA GAAATGCCGGGAGATACTGAATCTAGAAAGATAGCACCGGCTGTTGTCGAGCAGAATTCAGTGACAAGCAAGGCAAAAGTTCAAAACTATAACAATGTAAGCAATGGTTTGGCGGGAGAGCATCAACAGTGCCAACAGCAGGAGGAGGGTGACTACTTCGGGAACCCAATGGCATGTGAGATTCAATCTTTGACACATGAAGAAGAGTATAGAGATATATATGAACTAGATCAACCACCAAAGGATACTTGGTTTGAAGAGCAGTCCCTGCAGAAGTTAAGATATGATGAGGATTCATATCAGAGACAAATGTCCCTTGTTCGGGAGAAGTTCATAGAAGCAAAAAACTTGGCCACTGATGGCAAGCTTCTTGATTCAAAGTTCCAAGATGCAGTTGAGGTTCTGAACTCAAACAGAGATTTGTTCCTTAAATTCCTGGAAGAACCAAACTCACTGTTCACAAAATGTATCTTTGAACCAAGGACAGGAAAGCTAACAGACCCATGGAGCCTTTCTCAACCTTCTCAGAAAACTCGTATTACTGTGCTGAAACCTTCCAATACCATGGACAGGAAAGCTAACAGATCCTTGGAAGGACTGGGACTATCAGATTCTGACAAAAGTGTGGGAAAACCAAATGAGCATCACAGGAGCACCAGTTCCACTGAGGCTAGACCTGATGCTTTGTCTCAGCCAACAAGGATAGTTATACTGAAGCCTAGCCCTGGAAAACCATACAACACAATGACTATACCTGCCAACAACTTCCCAACATTACGTAGCTCTAGTGGAGGTCTGGCATGCAATGAATCAGCAAGTTCAAGAGAAGCAGTTGAGGGTTTAAGGCAGCAGGACCAAGACAGCCTAGGTAGAAACATAGAAGATGAGGCCATGTCGTCTTCTGTATCATCAAATGGATGCACTGGTCATGAAAGCTTGGAAGATGAGGTTGAAAGTGCAAGCCGCTCTGAGATTGTAACTTCAGCTGCGGAGTGTTCTTGGGGCATCAATAGAAGCGGCAGTCCACTATCAGCCTCATCCTTTGATCAATCATTTCATTCTCCGGAATTGGTTATTATAGAAACCAAGAAAAAGCTTTCAGAGCAGCTAGCTTTGGTAGCATCAAACGGCAATTTTCAGGAGCCAAGATACACGAAGAGATCCACAAGCACATTAGGGGAGATGCTTGCCTTTCCCGAGTTGAAGAAAGAAAGAACCAATGGGGAACTTATTCATTCTAACTTTGATGCAGAATATGACCTGAATGCGCACTCTGTGCTTTTGTCAAAAAATAGTCCCAAGGATGAATACACTGAAGAAAATTCCCAGAAGAACTTGTCTACATCGAAATCTCTCCCCATTTCTTCAACTCATGGAGCTGATGAACTTAATGGTGGGATGTCTAGTTACTCAATCTCCAAAGCAACTGTTCGAAAAGTGGCTCACAAGCCAAATAATAGGTCATCTTTGAAGGATAAGATCTCAAGTTTTTTCTTATCTAGAAGCAAAAAGCCAAGAGGATACAAGCATTCTATAGTTCCCTCAATTGGTGATGTTTTATCGTCTTTTAACGTTGCTTTCACACAACAAACCCTAGGTGATTCTGATGAATCATATGGCAGATCAACTGAAACCTTAATGTTTCCTGAG GCTCCTGTCAAAAAATCTCAAACATCTGGAAACTTTGCAGAACAACAGAATAAGTCTAACAGCAGTTCAGTTTCTCAAGCAACATTACAATTTGATCTCAACATTGGTTTGTCTCTGGCATCGGGAG TTTCTAGGTCCCCACCAATTGCATCCATTGCTCGTTCATTATCGGGTTACATCTCCTGTTTGGACTTGGCATCACCAAAGTCCTTGAATCCTTTAATGGATTTCACAAAGGCAGATGAAGAGCAAGAGCAATTTGCCTTTCTCCAGAACTTGTTATTGTCCTCCGGACTAGACAGCGAGGAGAGGATGGTTTACAAAGGGTGGCATTCGCTCGACAGTCCTTTGAATCCATCTCTACTGTATGAGTCCCAGCACATGgaagacaaggaaaagaaatgCCAAGAGAAGCACTCCTGCCGGAAGCTGCTGTTCGACTCCATAAATGCTTCATTAATAGACATCAGCGAGGCTACATTGTTCGCAGCATATCCATGGACCCGAAGACGACACCACAAGCCTTGGAAAGACGGAGATGGTGATGCCACGGTGGCCGAGCAAGTCTGGTCAATTGTCAGAAAACGTTTGGTATGCAATAAGTGGGTGCCTGAGGAGCCAGGCCACATTGGCATTGTGGCAGATAGGTTAGTTATGGACGAGGTGGCTGGAAGGAAATCGGATGAAACAAGGTGGCTGCAAGTGTGTGAACTGAGCAAGGAGATTGGAAGGTGGGTGATGGAGGAGTTAGTTGAAGAGTTAGTGTCTGAATTATCTTTTTCACTGACCTGA